Proteins from a genomic interval of Brachybacterium vulturis:
- a CDS encoding HNH endonuclease signature motif containing protein, giving the protein MGDLRAGTNVPFDEDAAGEVSSGSELSVGSFSEPTPAAPVLPPHLRSIHAASIQESRHLAARFTALAPSFHDPESEECDADAAEAELLSAALALRCTRTVADRILRDAHIAVTQLPLTLPRLECGEFPAAWFDRILRRTRHLTPHQMTVVDAAVSLWPATVTTEQFHHRLSRLLGRVESQQETPAHLTPEGRRRVELLPTRDDGIGCLRVVGPAPEILALAQRLDSAARAIQAAQRRAFEAGEAPPLDPRGTVAETATPASLALLQYDLLGGAAFDTDGVQVPQPRFRLNVTVPVLTLLGGSQEPGLLEGTTPIPAAMARELAGQSETWHRVLTDPCSGTFLPLPATRYTPTRAMLEHLRLRNTTCAVPGCTRPTSWASEADHIEEYDHGDPEHGGLTEIENLHLLCWQHHRAKTAGLLDPTRLPSTPGLPGRTAWSIQDRVTVIVRDNEDLATPHMTEALMDSWARYQARRESRRRALERRKNPPPPPY; this is encoded by the coding sequence ATGGGTGATCTTCGCGCTGGCACGAACGTGCCGTTCGATGAGGACGCGGCCGGTGAGGTCTCCTCCGGGTCGGAACTCTCGGTCGGCTCATTCTCAGAACCCACTCCCGCCGCACCTGTCCTCCCGCCGCATCTGCGATCCATCCATGCCGCCTCGATCCAGGAGAGCCGGCACCTCGCCGCGCGCTTCACCGCGCTCGCCCCGTCGTTCCATGACCCGGAGAGCGAGGAATGCGACGCGGACGCCGCCGAGGCGGAGCTCCTCTCGGCGGCACTCGCCCTGCGCTGCACCCGCACCGTCGCGGACCGCATCCTCCGCGACGCCCACATCGCGGTCACCCAGCTGCCCCTCACCCTGCCCCGGCTGGAGTGCGGGGAGTTCCCCGCCGCCTGGTTCGACCGGATCCTGCGCCGCACCCGGCATCTCACCCCGCACCAGATGACTGTCGTGGACGCCGCCGTCTCGCTGTGGCCCGCCACGGTGACCACGGAGCAGTTCCACCACCGGCTCTCGCGCCTGCTCGGTCGCGTGGAGTCCCAGCAGGAGACCCCCGCCCACCTCACTCCTGAGGGCCGGCGCCGGGTGGAGCTGCTGCCCACCCGGGATGACGGGATCGGCTGCCTGCGGGTGGTCGGCCCGGCCCCGGAGATCCTCGCCCTCGCCCAGCGGCTGGACTCCGCCGCCCGCGCGATCCAGGCCGCCCAGCGCCGCGCCTTCGAGGCAGGGGAGGCGCCCCCGCTGGATCCGCGGGGCACCGTCGCCGAGACGGCGACCCCCGCCTCCCTCGCCCTCCTCCAGTACGACCTGCTGGGCGGTGCGGCCTTCGACACCGACGGGGTCCAGGTGCCACAGCCTCGCTTCCGCCTCAACGTCACCGTGCCCGTCCTGACGCTGCTCGGCGGCTCCCAGGAGCCCGGCCTGCTGGAGGGCACGACCCCGATCCCCGCCGCGATGGCACGCGAGCTGGCCGGGCAGAGCGAGACCTGGCACCGCGTGCTCACCGATCCGTGCAGCGGCACCTTCCTGCCGCTGCCCGCGACGCGCTACACCCCGACCCGCGCCATGCTCGAGCACCTGCGCCTGCGCAACACCACCTGCGCGGTCCCCGGATGCACCCGCCCCACCTCCTGGGCCTCCGAGGCGGACCACATCGAGGAGTACGACCACGGGGATCCGGAGCACGGAGGTCTCACCGAGATCGAGAACCTGCACCTGCTGTGCTGGCAGCACCACCGGGCGAAGACCGCCGGCCTGCTCGACCCGACCCGCCTGCCGAGCACTCCCGGCCTTCCGGGACGGACCGCCTGGTCGATCCAGGATCGGGTGACCGTGATCGTCCGCGACAACGAGGACCTCGCCACCCCGCACATGACCGAGGCGCTCATGGACTCCTGGGCCCGCTACCAGGCACGGCGCGAGTCACGACGGCGGGCCCTCGAGCGGCGGAAGAACCCGCCGCCACCGCCGTACTGA
- a CDS encoding YrhK family protein, with amino-acid sequence MRLFDPRARQVTAQQARRYAMFEILHTIADVLAALLFVVGSILFFFEQTQFAGTVCFLVGSLFFAAKPSIRIIRELWLARSHKVDRLAGRAPEGPPMTDG; translated from the coding sequence GTGCGACTCTTCGATCCCAGAGCCCGTCAGGTCACCGCGCAGCAGGCTCGTCGCTACGCGATGTTCGAGATCCTGCACACGATCGCCGACGTCCTCGCCGCGCTCCTGTTCGTCGTCGGGAGCATCCTGTTCTTCTTCGAGCAGACGCAGTTCGCAGGAACGGTCTGCTTCCTGGTCGGGTCGCTCTTCTTCGCCGCGAAGCCCAGCATCCGGATCATCCGAGAGCTCTGGCTGGCCCGATCGCACAAGGTGGACCGGCTGGCGGGAAGGGCCCCGGAGGGCCCGCCGATGACCGACGGCTGA